The following are encoded together in the Phaeobacter porticola genome:
- a CDS encoding Lrp/AsnC family transcriptional regulator has protein sequence MGKNLDKADITLLTLLQRNTRLGLEALAAQAGLSAASVQRRLKSLRDRKVITGEIALVDPAKVGMPMTFVVMVELERERLDQIDAFTRRADAEPMVQQCYYLTGEADFCLICTASDMEAFEELTKRLFFEDSNVRRFRTSVVMGRKKVSLEVPVAAG, from the coding sequence ATGGGTAAAAATCTCGACAAGGCGGACATCACTCTGTTGACGCTATTACAGCGCAACACCCGTTTGGGGCTTGAGGCTTTGGCGGCGCAAGCAGGCTTGTCAGCGGCATCTGTACAGAGACGGCTAAAGTCTCTACGTGATCGAAAGGTTATCACCGGCGAGATTGCGCTGGTAGATCCTGCCAAGGTCGGCATGCCAATGACATTCGTGGTTATGGTTGAGCTGGAACGTGAGCGTTTGGACCAAATTGATGCCTTTACCCGACGGGCAGACGCTGAGCCTATGGTACAGCAGTGTTACTATCTAACCGGTGAGGCGGATTTTTGTCTGATTTGCACGGCATCGGATATGGAGGCGTTTGAAGAACTGACAAAGCGTTTGTTCTTTGAGGATTCTAATGTACGCCGTTTTCGTACATCCGTTGTGATGGGGCGCAAGAAGGTCAGCCTGGAAGTGCCAGTTGCAGCAGGCTGA